ATATTAAGCTTTGCGTTCTTATACCAAACAAACTCCGCTTTCTGCATATCAAACTCCACAACTTTATCCCACTTCTGATACCATGTAAAATTATTTTCTGCAATTTTACCCCAGAACTTTTTAGGTTTATTCACTGATTTCCTATACACCTTAAAGTATTGTTCCAGAGAGTCTATACTGTAACTACTCATATTTACCGGATTTTTAAATGTTTAAACAATTTTAATTCTGAACATATCTGTGAGTGAAAAAGTTTTAGATATCCTTAGCTTTGTATAATAAAAAAAAGTAGTGGTCAGAATTTTTAATAATCTGACCACTACTTTCTTATATAAATATTCTCTTTTAGTACCTAATCGAACATCTTTCTGAATTTATTGAACACACTTTTACGTGCGGTTGCTGAAGGAGAAAAGCTCTCTGATTTCTCAAACTCTTCCATCTGCTTACGCTCTTTAGCACTAAGATTCTCCGGTACATATACATTTACATGTATCAACTGATCTCCCTTTCCATATCCATTAACAGTGGGCAGTCCCTTATTTCGCAGGCGTAAAACCTTACCCGGTTGTGTTCCCGGATCAATTTTAACTTTAGCTATACCATCAATTGTTGGCACCTCCACGGTTCCACCAAGTGCTGCAGTTGGGAAACTAAGGAACAGATTATATATCACATCATTTTCATCTCTGATAAGATTTGGATCTTCCTCCTCTTCTATTACTATCAGCAAATCACCGTTTACACCGCCTCTACGTGCAGCATTACCCTTTCCGGACATAGAAAGCTGCATACCTTCAGCTACACCTGCAGGAATCTTTATAGATATAACTTCTTCCTCCCTTACTATACCTTCACCATTACAGTTAGAACATTTTTTTGTTATTGTTTTTCCATCACCGTTACAGGTAGGACAGGTTGATGAAGTCTGCATTTGACCAAGTATAGTGTTTGCAACACGTGTTACAACCCCTGAACCATTACATGTGGTACATGTAGATACAGAGTTACCGTTTTCAGAGCCATTACCATCGCAGTGGGAACAAGAGACATATTTCTTAACTTTAATCTTTTTCTCAACTCCGTTAAGAATCTCTTTTAGTGTAAGCTTCACTTTCACTCGTAGATCAGAACCCCTGTTAACCCTTCTTCCGCGCTGAGAACTGCCAAAGCCCCCGAAACCGCCAAATCCACCAAAGTGTCCTCCGAAAATATCTCCAAACTGAGAGAAGATGTCGTCCATTGACATCCCTCCACCACCAAAACCGCTTGATGCAGAACTGCCTACACCTGCATGTCCAAACTGATCGTATCTTGCACGTTTATTCTCGTCACTCAATACTTCATAAGCTTCGGCAGCCTCCTTAAACTTTTCCTCAGAAGCCTTATCCCCTGGATTCTTATCCGGGTGATACTGAATTGCCTTTTTTCGGTAGGCCTTTTTTATCTCTTCAGCTGATGCATTTCTGGGTACCTCCAGAACTTCGTAATAATCTCTTTTACCGGCCATATTATTCTCCTACAACTACTTTAGGGAAACGAATAATTTTATCGTTCAATTTATAACCCTTTTGTATACAATCAATCACTTTACCTTTCTGTGACTCATCTTGTGCTGGTACGGTTGTAACAGCTTCAAAAGTGTCAGCATCAAAAGGCATGCCTACAGATTCGATCTCTTCTACTCCATTTTGTTTTAGGAAGCTGATGAACTTTGAATAAATAAGATCCATGCCCTCAAGCATTGCATCCTTATCCTCTGACTGATGCAAAGAGTCAAGTGCACGTTCAAAATCGTCTACTAATGATATAATATTAAGCAGAACTCTCTCACCTCCATTTTTTATGATCTCTGCTTTCTCTTTTATAGTTCTTTTTCTGAAATTGTCAAATTCAGCATTTAACCTTAGGAAACTGTCATTCAGATCTTCATGACTTTTCTGAAGCTCATCATATTCACTCTTAAGCTTTGTATACTCGTCAATATCCTCCTGTTCCCCGGAATCTTTATTTACTTCTTCCTTAGCTGAATTATCGCTGTTTTCTGTCAAATTGTCCTTAATATCTTTTTCACTGTCTTTAGCACTATCGTGCTGACCTGTTCCACGTTTCATATATAATTTATTTTGTTTTCAATATCTACCCTAAGTCTACTGCAAATAGTTTGCCATAATTTTTTCAAAGAAATAATTCACACCATTCATCAAAAATTTCTACTTGATGCCAACCATGTCTGCTCAGGCTTTGTCTTATCTTCTTTAATGGTTTTTCTTTTCCCAACTGAGATTTTGAAAAAAATTTATCTGCAAAGCAGATTATCTGCTCCTCAAGACTTTGGGGTCTCATATCTCTTTTTGGAATTGGCAAGTTCCTGTTGAGGATTGTTTCAAGACTTAGTCCTGTACCTGTATGTCTCTCACACACCTTACCATGCTTAGGGTACCCCTCTTCGGTCAATAGCTCTCGTCCCAGATAACCGTGACATATATATGGCATATCTCCCATACATGCAATATGAGGAGCTTTGGTCTTAAAAATCCCAATATCATGAAGCATTCCTGCCTCCTCTATAAACTTAACATCTACAGCCAGCTCAGGATGTTTATTAACTATATCAAGAGCCTTTTTTGTCACATCGCTACAATGAGACATATAGATATCATATAATTTAGTTCCTTCTTTATAGTACTTTCTTATAATTATATTTGGATCCATAAATATCGGTTTTCCAGCTACAAAGGTAGCATAAAAATATCAATCTGTCAGCTGATTCATATTTGTTAATTTAGTCTAAACATATAAGTGAGAAAATATAAATAACATATATTTGTCAACATATGCTGAAAAAAAGGTTGAATAGGCTTAGTTTGTTTTATCCATTGCTGTTTACATTATACGTATGCAGTATCACACTTTTCACCCATTCACATTATATTAACAACATCAGGTACGTTCACTCACACCCTATAAGGTTAGGTGAAATACCTTCACATGACCACTCTGAAAAAGAGCTTCAGCTGCTCGATCAGCTTTTCAACACATCAATAACATCAGATATAATACCTGATGTAGATCTTTCAGGTAATATTCCCCTAAAAAAGATAAGATATAGCAATCTTTATCAGCACCTGCACATAATTAGCCCCACTACATCATTACTGCTCAGGGCTCCTCCTTCATTTCTGTGAATAGATCGGTCTGGATATCAGACCACACAATCATTTCATCTATGATTGATAAAATAGTAGACCTATCATAGTCTGATAGTCTCATACAGAATAACTATACACTCAAATCAAACAACAGAATGAAGAAGTTTATAATAATCACTCTGATAGTTGTACTATTTAACAACTATATCAAAGCGGATAATAACATTACAGATCAGACAGATGCAAATATTTATGGCCATGTTTTGGATAAAAAAACCAATGAACATCTCCCATATGCAACAGTTAAACTGCAGGGCACAACAATTGGGATAACTACAGATGGTACTGGCCACTACTTTTTAAGAAATCTTCCCACAGGCAATTTCACTCTTGAAGTGTCTATGATTGGATTCAAGACAGTTTCAAGAGAAGTAAACATTGAAGCCGGAAAAACAATAGAGATAAATTTTGAACTGGAAGAGTCGTCAACTTCACTTAATGAAGTGGTTGTATCTGCAAATAGAAATGAGACAACAAGAAGAACTGCACCATCACTAGTCAGTGTTCTCGATATGCAAACATTAGATGTAACAAATTCAAAAACATTGTCGGATGGACTTAAATTTCAACCCGGATTAAGAGTTGAAAATAATTGCCAGAATTGTGGAACTACACAGGTTAGAATAAATGGTATGGAAGGTTCATATTCACAGATTCTCATCGACTCTCGGCCGATGATTGGAGCACTAGCTGGTGTTTATGGTCTGGAACAGATACCTGCTAATATGATTGAACGAATTGAAATAATTCGTGGAGGCGGATCTGCCCTTTTCGGAGCCAATGCCATAGGAGGAACAATTAATATTATAACGCGGGAACCTATTAGAAACAGTGGTGAGTTCTCTCACACCTTATCAAGTATAAACAGCAGCGGTAGTTTAGAGAATAACACAACATTTAATGCCTCACTTGTAAATGACACTCGAAATGCAGGTATAATGGTTTATGGTCAGCACCGCCTAAGAGATGGGTTTGATATAGATGGAGATAGCTTTACAGAGCTGCCCTCGTTAAAAAACAGGTCACTCGGATTTAGATCTTTCCTTAAAACAGGTGTATATTCAAAGCTTACCCTTGAATACAGGAATATTCATGAGTTCCGGCGTGGTGGAGACAGATTAGATCTTAAACCTTATGAAAGTTTTATAACAGAGCAAGTTGAGCATTACATTAATAGTGGTTCTCTGAGCTTCGATAAATATTCATCTGATCAAAAAAGCAAACTTAATCTCTATACAGCTGCCAGTCATACGGAAAGAGCAAGTTACTATGGTGCAGGTACTCCTTTTAATAATAATGTACCTGCAATTGAACCAGGTATGTCTCAAGATGAAATCGAAAGCATAAATGAAATAATAAAGAACAACCAAGCACGATTAAATTCCTTTGGTACAACATCTGAACTCACCTATCAGATTGGAGGTCATTATATCCGATCGTTCAGCAATCTGTGGTTCATGCCGGCTGACCTTACTGCCGGAGCTGAATACCTTGGGAGTGAACTTGATGATATAAGTGGCTACCGAACAGAGAAAATTTCACAGAAAACATATACATTAAGTGGATTCATCCAAAATGAATGGAAAATTGAAATGTGGAGCTTTCTTGTTGGTGGAAGACTTGATAAGCATAATTTAGTGGATAACGCAATTTTCAGTCCTAGAATTAATATGCGGTACAACCCAACCGAAAATATTAACTTCAGACTTACATATAGTGCGGGTTTTCGTGCGCCTCAGATATTCGATGAAAACCTCCATGTGGATATTGCAGGAGGTAAACAGATAGTGAGGATACTCTCTGAAAAGCTGAAAGAAGAGAGATCAAACAGTGTTAGTGGCTCGGTAGATTTCTATCATCAGATAGATAACAACAGACTATTAAACCTGCTTATCGAGGGATTCTATACAAAACTAAACAACCCTTTTACTGATGTAAGACTTGGAAATGAAATTGTTATAGAGAATGCAAGCTCTGGAGCGATGGTGTATGGTATGAACCTTGAAGGCAGAATTGCATTAAACAATAAACTCGATCTGCAGGCAGGGGCTACATTTCAAAAAAGTCTGTATGAAGAGGAGAGAAAATGGTGGGAACCTGAAACACCCGAAGAGGAAGAATTAGATAAGGTAATACCTACGAAAAGAATGATGCGAACACCTGACAGTTATGCATATTTAGTGATAACTTTAGCTCCAACAGATAAGTTTACAGCCTCTTTGTCGGGCAACTATACTGGCAGTATGCTTGTGCCTCATGATGCAGGTTTTGGTGTAGAAGGTGTTGACAAGTTCTCTACAGTTTATATAACTGAAAAATCTCCATCATTTTTTGAACTCAATACAAAAATTGCATACACTATTAATGTTTATCATGACACAAAGCTTGAGCTGAATGCTGGCATTCAAAACATTTTCAACTCATTTCAGAAAGATTTTGATACCGGTGCAGGAAGAGCCAGCAACTACATTTATGGACCTGGAATGCCAAGAACATTTTTCATAGGTACAAAAATATTGCTCTAACTATCAAAAAACATTAAACCAAAACAGGTGCAACTGCATAAAGTTGCACCTATTTTATTTATACATATCTATTTTATTGGTCACATTCTACTCTTACATGCTCCTTATTTAAAAGAGCAACATAAGAACAAGGTAAGAGCAAAGTAAGAGTTAAGCAAGTACCAATAGTGTGTAAACTGTCAATATAATTATAACGGAATTACATATTTTTTCATTGCCTCATCCTGGAGAGATTTTGGCACAGCCTCCTTCACTTCATCAACAATAATGTTGATCAACCTTTCGCGGATAAACTCCTTACGGGTTACGAGACTGACTTCACGTACAGGAGTTGAGTTTTTAAATGGTCTTACATTCTTTTTTTGCTTCTCACTGAGGTTGGCGATAGCCATTTCTGGAATAACAGTCAGACCCTCATTCTCATCTACAATATTTATAAGTGTATCGATACTGCCCGCTTCATAGGAGAAAATGGATTGATTTGCACCTTTTCTTTTCTTAAGATTGCACAAGTGAAGAATCTGCGTCCTGAAACAATGCACCTCGTCAAGCAACCATAACTTAGTAGCATTCAGATCATCTTCATCCAATGCATTTTTTGCATACAGAGATCGCTCAAGTGGTGAAACATATGCAAAAAACTGTTCGTAATAGATTGGGGTTTCATTTATCGAAGGTTCTTTCAGCGGAGTAGCCAGAATTCCACCATCAAGAGAATCATTAGATAAACCTTTTAATATCTGATCGGTTGTAAGCTCTGAAATAATTATTCTGATATCATAATTATTGTCACGATGAACCTGCATGAGTTTAGGCAAAAGATAGGGAGAGATAGTAGGAATTATTCCGAGTCTGAACACCCCTTTTACGATACCTTTCTCCTCCAGAATTATCTCCTTTATATGATTAACCTGAGCAACAGCAACGCGGGCTTGGTCGATAATACGTTCTCCAATCTCTGTTGGCTGAACAGGCAGTTGTGAACGATCGAATATTTTTACTCCCAGCTCCTCCTCCAGCTTTTGAATCATCATACTCAGTGTTGGCTGTGTTACAAACGATGCCTCTGCAGCTTTGGAAAAATGGCGATAGTTATCTACTGCAATAATATATTCTAACTGTTGTATATTCATAAAGCTTATTCTTTAATCAAATGAAACATAAAAATTACCTGTATATTACTTGTAGTTTGAGAAATACTTCATAAACTGTACACGTTCGTACAGGTATGGACTCTTTATGTTTGCATAGTTCAATTTACCCTTAAACTCCTCAATATTTGTATAGTTGTTTTGGTTCATCCACTCTTCAATACATGTAAGGATATGATCAACTGTTTCCAAACCGTTTTCATATAATGTACTGCATAATTGTATTGCTCCAGCACCTGCAAGAATTCCCTTAATTACATCTTCCCATGAATGAACACCGTATGAACAGGCAATATCAAAATCAGGCACTCGACCCGACACTATTGCGGTCCACCTTAAAGTATCACTGAAATCAGAAGGGTTGCTGAAAACCGGACCTGGTACTAACTCCAGAGTCTTAATATCAATATCAAGCTGATAGAAACGATTAAACAACACTATACCATCAGCTCTAAGAGCCTTCAACTTTGAAACAAGTCCCGGTAAATTACTGATATTCTTTGCCATTTTGATTACAACCGGTATATGGATAACCTTTTTTAGTTCCCTGACAATATTAACATATGTATCCTCAAGATATGTATCTCCAAACTCACCGGCATTTAGAACAAACAGGTTAAGTTCCAAACCATCAGCTCCTGCATCCTGAATAGTTTTTGCAAATTCAGTCCATCTTGCCATTTTATAGCAGTTTATACTTGCAATAATTGGCACACTGCAACGCTTCTTTGCCGATCTGATTAAATCAAGATATTTATCCATATGATTCATCTGAACATAAGTATTGATGTAATCTGCAGCTTCCGGGTAATCTGCTATCTGAGATAGTTTTTCTGAATGATTTTCAATCTGCTCTTCAAAAAGAGATTTCAAAACTATTGCTCCCACACCTGAGTTTTCCAGTTCTATAATCTTATTAATAGAATTTGTTAACCCACTGCTTGCAGCAATTATGGGATTTTTTAGTTTTAACCCCGCAAATGTTGTTTGTAAACTTGTAGTCATACGATGAAGAAATGTTTTTCAAAATTTCATAATAAACAAAAATAGGGAATTTTATTGATAAAATCGATATGTTATATTTAAAAATAATGTCATCGTTTATCAGCGACTTCCAAATATAAGTGTCCCTATTCTTACAATTGTACTCCCTGACTCAATTGCGAGGGGGTAGTCGCCGGTCATTCCCATTGAAACTTCTTTAAAATCAGCATCATCTTTAAAATGAAGATCTTTGAATTCATCAAAAAGCGACTTAAGCTGATCGAACTCATTTTTCACCTTTTTTTCATCTTCAGTAAATGTGGCCATACCCATGAGGCCCGAAATTTTCACATGCCTGCATTCTCTCCATCTGCCTTCTGACAAGAACTTGCGACACTCTTCGGGAGAGAATCCTGATTTAGTGTCTTCATCTGCAATATGTATCTGAAGCAAACATGGTATTACCCTGTTATTGGCGCTACCCTGCTTCTCAATTTCACGCATTAGCCTCTCACTATCTAAGCTATGAATTAACGTAACAAAAGGGGCAATCTGTTTTACTTTATTACGCTGCAGATTCCCAATGAAATGCCACTCAATATCTTTTGGCAGTTCCTGTTGTTTTTGCACAAGCTCCTGTACACGACTCTCGCCAAACAATCGCTGTCCGGCATTATAAGCTTCCATAATCTCTTCATTTGAATGAAATTTGGAAACAGCAACAATCTTTACATTCGATGGAACAGTCTCTTTTAACGCCTCTATTTTTGATCTTATACTCATTCTTCCTTATTAGTAACCTTATCGCCCGTATATGGGAAAACATCCATAATAGCTGTCTCTGTGACAGACGCTATTGAATAGTCTATCATAGTTTTTTTCATTTCAGCCTCAATAATTTCAACTGCCTCTTTAAGTTCAGATGCCTGAACGAGCATGTTTACAGCAGTTTTTTTCTCTGAACCGCTTTTTTCATCAAGTGTTATATAATACAGTTTTGCCTTATAATATCTATCACCTGTTTCATTAAAAAATGAGTCTGAATATTTAACTCGCTTAATATCAGACACAGTAAATTCGCCCGAAATGAAGGGTCTGATCTCTTCTATAATTCTTGCCTCAGCTTCGGTAAATGACAACGCATCCACCAGATAAGGCTCTGTAACAGTTTTCTGAATGCCGGTCTCCAGCATTTTATCATATCTCAGTTTACACTCAAACCAGTTGTACATATAATCTTATTAATTTATTTTATTAGGATAACAAAGATAAGGATAAAATAGAAATGAAAAGGAGATTTTGTGAAAGCTGAAGTGATTTGCAGTTATTCGGTTTTAAATACTATTTTTGCAAATTATCTTAATAAAATGATTGGAACCATTGTAAATACAGTAGCGGTACTGGTGGGCGGACTACTAGGTCTTGTTCTCAATAAAAAAATGCCTGGAAGAGTTACATCAATTTATTTTCAGGCAATTGGACTTTTCACTCTTGCAATAGGAGCCACTATGGCTGTGAGCATGGAAAAAATACTTATAATAGTTAGCAGTCTTGCTATTGGTTCTCTCTTGGGTGAGTGGTGGAACCTGGAAAAAGGTGCAGAACAGTTGAGTGAGTACCTTAAAAAGCGCTTCAAAATTGGGAGTGAGAGGTTTTCAGAGGGATTGGTTACTGCTTTTCTTTTGTTTTGCGTAGGTTCGATGACTATACTTGGCACTATACAGGAAGGAACAGGAGGGTCACCTGATCTCCTTTATACTAAATCGATGATGGATTTTTTCTCTGCAATACTCCTGGCTTCTGCATTTGGAGTAGGTGTAGCATTTTCTGCTCTGCCACTTTTTTTATTTCAGGCATCATTGACGCTATTTGCCATGTTTGCATCCCATTTTTTCACTGATGATATTATACTGGGACTAACCAATGTAGGAGGAATATTATTAATAGGATTAGGTATCAACATACTTGAAATAAAGAAACTCCGCATTATGAATATGCTTCCCTCTCTGGTTATAGTGGTGCTGTTACTATGGATTTTTAACTAAATTCCTCTCAAAAGTTGCAAAAGAAAGATCAGAAGTTAGGTTTATGGCTGTTGGTTTTTATAGCCCTCGGATCGATGATTGGATCCGGCATATTTAATTCTCCTAAAGATCTCATCAGTTCGGCTAATCCACAAGGTGCGATGATTGCCTGGCTTATAGGTGGATTCGGAGCTTTGATGCTTGCTCTGGTATTTGTTTATCTCGCAGCAAGAAAACCAGAATTGAAAAGTGGTATCTATGCCTATGCCCGTGATGGGTTTGGCGATTTCATGGGATTCAATTCAGCATGGGGATACTGGTCGTTAGGCTGGCTTGGCAACATTGGATTTATCGTACTATTTTTTAAGACATTTAATGATCTGCTGGGCGATAAAGCTATTTCACCCCTACAAGCTTTTATTATTGGTTCACTTATTATCTGGATATTCTTTTTTATACTGAAAGCGGGTATAAGAGAAGGCGCCATACTTAATTTCATAGTAACAACTGCAAAGCTGATTCCTGTTATTCTTATAATAGTTCTAGGTGTTTTACTGGTAAAAAGTGATCTCTTCATTGTAGAAAACTGGCAAACAAGACTTGCCTCAACAGGTGAACCAATATCGCCCACGATACAGATTAAAAGTGCAATGGCAATTATTTTATGGTGTTTCGTGGGAATGGAGGCAGCATCGGTATTATCTGGAAGAGCCAAAAGTCAGAAGATTGTCAGACTTACTATTATAATCTCTCTGCTTATTGTGCTTGGGGTATATATGCTGATCACTTTTATTGCAATGTCCTCTATACCGGCAGATAAATTAGCAGCATCTGAGACTCCTTTGGCACTGGTTCTTGAGCAGACTGCGGTAGGTGCAGCCGGAGGAGTGATAGTGAAGCTTGGAATTATGGTTTCCGTGCTTGGTGCAAGTTTCTCCTGGATTATGCTGTCGGTTGAGACACTATATGTTGCAGCAGTTGATAATGTTCTTCCCCGTATATTTAAAAAGGTAAACAAAAACGGAACCCCCGTAACTGTACTTCTGATTACTCAGGGTTTTACTCAAATATTTCTTATTTCAATATTGTCGCCTAAACTAAACGAGACATATCTGGCTGCTATAACAATTGCAACTACGCTGGCGCTTATTCCCTATTTACTGTCATCACTTTATGCTGTAAAGATTGCAATGATTAACAGAAAAAGGGAATCATTGCATCATCTTATTATTGCACTGTTGGGTACGATCTACTCTCTTTATGTAATATTTGCCGTAGGTATTAAATATCTTATTCTTTCCTTACTATTTTATGCCATAGGATCACTTCTCTTTATAAAAGCAAAAAGAGAGCAAAAAAAACAGCCCAAACCTTGGGAGTGGGCTGTTATAGTTTTATTGCTAATTGGATCACTGATAATAACCGGTCTGATTTTTTCAGGGAAAATCATTCTCTGATTATCTGTCAAATGTATATCTTAATGTAGCTCCTATTCTGGCAGGATAACCACGCTGAACGAATGAATTAGTATTTCCTGTAGTCATATCGGACGCCTCAAAAAGGAATGAATTATAATCTTTTCCTAATAGGTTTTTTCCCCATAATTCCAGAGAAAAAACACCTTTCTCAACTGCTACTGTTCCATTTACCAAACCATAAAATGGCTGATAAAGCTCTTCGCCATTTACATCTTCATTAGACTCAGTCCAGTATATTTTTCCTACTCCTGTATATTGAACATTAGCAATAAATCTGTCAATAAAAGATCCATTACCAAATTTATATACATAACCGGCTCCCAGACTTAAAGTATGACGAGGAGCAAATGGGATATAATTTCCTGCATAATTTACATCCTCAGATGCCTGATAGTCTTTAAATCGAGCATTAGCAAAGCCATAATCACCATAAAATGAAAGATTACTAATAGGACTGTACTTAACACTCAACTCAAATCCCTTGCTTTCTGATTTACCGGCATTTTCCACTGTTCTGCCTGAAGTTCCCTGTCTTGTAAGTTTAATTATCTGGATGTCATTTACTCGAGAGTAGAACAGAGCATATGTAAGTGAAAGTTTATTGTTTAACATTTCATAGCGACCACCCAGCTCATATGTCCAACTTGTTTCAGGATCATATGAAAGCATCTCCTCCAGACTTGGATCTTCATCTCCATTTCCGGGAGCACCACCACCAGGCAACATTCCGGGAGGCATTCCGCTCATTGCATTTCTCATTATTGATTCCGAAAGAGCTCCTTGCAGCACTTCGGAGAACACCTGTTCGTTATATCCGCCTGTTTTATATCCTTTAGAGGCTGATAAATAAATCATTGAAGTAGGTGAGTAATTATATTTTAATGCGAATTTTGGAAGAAGCTGACCAAAATCCCTGCTGAAAGACCCTTCAATTAAAGTATCTCCCTCAACAAATATATCAGGCATTGGTCTGTTTGGAATCTGAAATTTAAGATTTACATCACCACCATCACTTTCAGTAGAGAAATCTATGGCAGTCTGCTCATAGTCGAATCTCAAACCTGCTGTAGCTGACAAGCCTTCAACACCAAAAAGATCATTTATTGTTGATTGGTGGAAAAGAGCCGCTCCCTTTGAGGGTTTTGTATATATTCCGGGAAGATCAATTCTATCATTAGCGTAGACAATTCTAAGCGGGGCTCCCATTCTCTCCATAGCTGTATCGAGATGACCCTGCATGGCAACCATACCATCCTCTTTAATTGCTACAGGTGTATCTACAACTCTTCTGTCATAAAATCCAAATGCACCAAGCACCCAGCTATAAGTTTTATTTAAGTCTGACTTAACGGTAAACTCCTGACTAATAGAATGCTGCTTTTGCTTTTGATTTATAGAAAAAACAGAATTGGAGGTATAGTCCTGATCCATTTTCATATCATCTTTCAGATACTGAAATCCGGTTGTTGAGTGAACTGTGAAGCCACTCCTGCGCCATTCAAGAGACAATCCGTTTGTAAAAAGATGGCGATCATAGGAAGAGGGTTCATTAAAACTGGATCTGGTTGAATCGACATGCATATAGGGGAATGCTCCACCGGTAACATAATCATAATTACCAAACAGCATTGCTTTAAAATCAGGTGATGCCTGCCATTCTAATTTAATTTTGCCTCCGGCATTTTCTGAATTGTCGACTTTTTCTCCTGTATAGCTATTAGTAAAATAACCATCATCGCGCTTATAATATGCTGCTGCAGAGAGACCAAAATTGTTGGAAAGCTTACTGTAATTTGAGCCCATTAGTGAAAACTGGCCATAATTGCCCCCACTCATTGTCAAGCGGGTTCCCTGATATGCTAAAGGAGACAGGGTGTAAAGATTCACAATGCCGCCAATTGCATTTCTGCCATAAAGTGTTCCTTGTGCTCCTCGCAATACCTCTACACGCTGAATATCCTGAAATTCAAAATCAAAAGCTGATGGATTGAAGCTTGGCACATTGTCTACATACAAACTAACTGTTTGAGAACCTAACCGTGCACCAATACCTCTAATATAAATAGGAGTGGACACTTTTGAACCATAAGTGGGTATAAAGAAGTTTGGTATATAACTGCTTAGATCAGGCAGTGATTCAATCTGTGTATTCTGCAGCTGCTTAGGAGATACAACCGAAACAGCGGTTGGCATATTTTTCAGGTTATTTGTTTCCTTCACGGAACTACTAATCACAAATTCGTCTAAATAATATACCCTTAATGTATCTTGTGGATTTTCTTTTTCATAATCTGCTCCTGAAGCAGTAATAA
This portion of the Lascolabacillus massiliensis genome encodes:
- a CDS encoding YggS family pyridoxal phosphate-dependent enzyme, which encodes MSIRSKIEALKETVPSNVKIVAVSKFHSNEEIMEAYNAGQRLFGESRVQELVQKQQELPKDIEWHFIGNLQRNKVKQIAPFVTLIHSLDSERLMREIEKQGSANNRVIPCLLQIHIADEDTKSGFSPEECRKFLSEGRWRECRHVKISGLMGMATFTEDEKKVKNEFDQLKSLFDEFKDLHFKDDADFKEVSMGMTGDYPLAIESGSTIVRIGTLIFGSR
- a CDS encoding DUF554 domain-containing protein, which produces MIGTIVNTVAVLVGGLLGLVLNKKMPGRVTSIYFQAIGLFTLAIGATMAVSMEKILIIVSSLAIGSLLGEWWNLEKGAEQLSEYLKKRFKIGSERFSEGLVTAFLLFCVGSMTILGTIQEGTGGSPDLLYTKSMMDFFSAILLASAFGVGVAFSALPLFLFQASLTLFAMFASHFFTDDIILGLTNVGGILLIGLGINILEIKKLRIMNMLPSLVIVVLLLWIFN
- a CDS encoding dihydroorotate dehydrogenase-like protein — protein: MTTSLQTTFAGLKLKNPIIAASSGLTNSINKIIELENSGVGAIVLKSLFEEQIENHSEKLSQIADYPEAADYINTYVQMNHMDKYLDLIRSAKKRCSVPIIASINCYKMARWTEFAKTIQDAGADGLELNLFVLNAGEFGDTYLEDTYVNIVRELKKVIHIPVVIKMAKNISNLPGLVSKLKALRADGIVLFNRFYQLDIDIKTLELVPGPVFSNPSDFSDTLRWTAIVSGRVPDFDIACSYGVHSWEDVIKGILAGAGAIQLCSTLYENGLETVDHILTCIEEWMNQNNYTNIEEFKGKLNYANIKSPYLYERVQFMKYFSNYK
- a CDS encoding DUF4494 domain-containing protein; the encoded protein is MYNWFECKLRYDKMLETGIQKTVTEPYLVDALSFTEAEARIIEEIRPFISGEFTVSDIKRVKYSDSFFNETGDRYYKAKLYYITLDEKSGSEKKTAVNMLVQASELKEAVEIIEAEMKKTMIDYSIASVTETAIMDVFPYTGDKVTNKEE
- a CDS encoding amino acid permease, producing MQKKDQKLGLWLLVFIALGSMIGSGIFNSPKDLISSANPQGAMIAWLIGGFGALMLALVFVYLAARKPELKSGIYAYARDGFGDFMGFNSAWGYWSLGWLGNIGFIVLFFKTFNDLLGDKAISPLQAFIIGSLIIWIFFFILKAGIREGAILNFIVTTAKLIPVILIIVLGVLLVKSDLFIVENWQTRLASTGEPISPTIQIKSAMAIILWCFVGMEAASVLSGRAKSQKIVRLTIIISLLIVLGVYMLITFIAMSSIPADKLAASETPLALVLEQTAVGAAGGVIVKLGIMVSVLGASFSWIMLSVETLYVAAVDNVLPRIFKKVNKNGTPVTVLLITQGFTQIFLISILSPKLNETYLAAITIATTLALIPYLLSSLYAVKIAMINRKRESLHHLIIALLGTIYSLYVIFAVGIKYLILSLLFYAIGSLLFIKAKREQKKQPKPWEWAVIVLLLIGSLIITGLIFSGKIIL